CTGCTCGCGGCGTACGTCCGCCGCCCTTCCGAGGCAACTGCACCCGACGCACCGACCGTCGTCCTCGCCCATGGCTGGACGCTCACCCACCGCTCCTGGCACCGGGTGGTCGATGCCCTCGACGACGGCGTGCGCGTCGTGTTGTGGGATCAACGCGGACACGGCGAGTCCACTCTCGCCGGCGGCCGGCACCGCTCGTCCGGTGAATCGGTCGGCCGTCTGGGGCAGGACCTGCGCGAGGTGATCGCCGCCTTGGTGCCCGACGCATCGCCGCTGGTCCTCGCCGGCCACTCGATGGGCGGCATGACCGTCATGGCCTACTCCGGCACCGCGACACCCGAGGAGATCGACCGCGTCCGCGGCGTCGTGTTCTGTTCCACGGCAGCCGGCGGGCTGCGCGGCACCGGCCTGCCCGGCGAGCAGAAGATCATGCGAGCCTTGTCGAGGCTGCCGTTCCGCGGACGGCCGGGACGGCTGATCCGGGACAAGCGACAGCGCGAGTACCTGTTCGGTGCCGATGCCCGCGACGAGGACGTC
This is a stretch of genomic DNA from Yimella lutea. It encodes these proteins:
- a CDS encoding alpha/beta fold hydrolase, giving the protein MTSLDRHTVLASDGALLAAYVRRPSEATAPDAPTVVLAHGWTLTHRSWHRVVDALDDGVRVVLWDQRGHGESTLAGGRHRSSGESVGRLGQDLREVIAALVPDASPLVLAGHSMGGMTVMAYSGTATPEEIDRVRGVVFCSTAAGGLRGTGLPGEQKIMRALSRLPFRGRPGRLIRDKRQREYLFGADARDEDVALTTALTGGVSLITYGAFYGALMKHDEVAALARLEHTPTTVIVGGRDKLTPKVLARRIHEEMPHAQLKVLDDRGHMVPLEEPEVVVGAIEQYLG